From Streptomyces sp. NBC_00775, one genomic window encodes:
- a CDS encoding RICIN domain-containing protein — MATALAATAVVLTGASAQAAPTSSTTLVVNAAQNLRSVTHVGTGSLYGLANASTPSDSLVQPLKPNTFIQMAPGGSQLPNGEPAPAGDSLVVASKAASAGAKVVVRMPDWYPNFPYKWVSWSDWLSAVDKQVASVQSSSATNISAYALWNEPDWTWDTTNAGAFNAGWARTFKEVRTKDTTTPIQGPSYSAWNQSWMSSFLTDAKASGTVPDVIAWHELQGSADIAAHVSAYRSLESSLGISPRPIDIEEYGTPDEMGNSGALIGYAAKFERTGVRDAELAFWNHYGTLGDTLTDTGGSPNGSYWTYKWYGDMSGNMVVTTPPAQTGIDGLASRNGAGNQISVVAGGCTGSCAITVNGLSSLSAFGSTVHVKLEYSPNTGRTTASSGPITISDTDYTVSGGSITVPVTMNASDGYHLVVTPSGTSTSLAGRYQITNKNSGLALDTVNAGTAQGTSVVQATSTTGTDQNWTLVAAGSGLYKIVNEKSGLLLGINNMSTSDGGTALIWGDNGTADHLWQAIPARDGYYKIANYNSGLLLGVDSMSTSSGAQVLQWSDNGTADHLWKLTSR, encoded by the coding sequence GTGGCCACGGCCCTGGCCGCCACCGCTGTCGTCCTGACGGGCGCATCCGCCCAGGCCGCCCCGACCTCGTCGACCACGCTGGTCGTCAACGCCGCGCAGAATCTGCGGTCCGTCACCCACGTCGGCACGGGCAGCCTCTACGGTCTGGCCAACGCGAGCACCCCCTCCGACAGCCTCGTACAGCCCCTGAAGCCCAATACCTTCATCCAGATGGCGCCGGGCGGCAGCCAGCTCCCCAACGGCGAGCCCGCTCCGGCGGGCGACTCCCTCGTCGTCGCCTCCAAGGCCGCAAGCGCAGGCGCCAAGGTCGTCGTACGGATGCCGGACTGGTATCCGAACTTCCCCTACAAGTGGGTGAGCTGGAGCGACTGGCTGTCGGCGGTCGACAAGCAGGTCGCCTCGGTGCAGTCCTCCAGCGCCACGAACATCAGCGCGTACGCGCTGTGGAACGAGCCCGACTGGACCTGGGACACCACCAACGCGGGTGCTTTCAACGCGGGTTGGGCGCGCACCTTCAAGGAGGTGCGGACCAAGGACACCACGACGCCGATCCAGGGGCCGAGCTACTCGGCGTGGAACCAGTCCTGGATGAGCTCGTTCCTCACCGACGCCAAGGCGAGCGGCACGGTTCCCGACGTCATCGCCTGGCACGAACTCCAGGGCAGCGCGGACATCGCCGCTCACGTCTCCGCCTATCGCTCCCTGGAGTCCAGTCTCGGCATCAGCCCGCGCCCCATCGATATCGAGGAGTACGGCACCCCCGACGAGATGGGCAACTCCGGAGCCCTCATCGGATATGCCGCCAAGTTCGAACGGACCGGGGTGCGCGACGCCGAACTCGCCTTCTGGAACCACTACGGCACCCTTGGCGACACCCTGACCGACACCGGCGGCTCGCCCAACGGCTCGTACTGGACGTACAAGTGGTACGGCGACATGTCCGGAAACATGGTCGTCACCACACCTCCCGCACAGACCGGCATCGATGGCCTCGCCTCCCGCAACGGCGCGGGCAACCAGATCAGCGTCGTCGCCGGCGGCTGCACCGGATCCTGCGCCATCACGGTCAACGGCCTGAGCTCTCTGTCGGCCTTCGGCAGCACGGTCCACGTCAAGCTGGAGTACTCGCCCAACACCGGCCGCACCACCGCCTCTTCCGGCCCGATCACCATCTCCGACACCGACTACACCGTCAGTGGCGGTTCCATCACCGTGCCCGTCACGATGAACGCCTCCGACGGCTACCACCTGGTCGTCACCCCCAGCGGTACCTCGACGTCGCTGGCCGGGCGCTACCAGATCACCAACAAGAACAGCGGGCTCGCCCTCGACACCGTGAACGCGGGCACTGCTCAGGGCACCTCGGTCGTCCAGGCCACGTCCACCACCGGCACCGACCAGAACTGGACCCTGGTGGCCGCGGGATCAGGCCTGTACAAGATCGTCAACGAGAAGAGCGGATTGCTGCTCGGCATCAACAACATGAGCACCAGCGATGGCGGTACGGCCCTGATCTGGGGTGACAACGGCACCGCCGACCATCTCTGGCAGGCCATACCGGCCCGTGACGGCTACTACAAGATCGCCAACTACAACAGCGGTCTGCTGCTGGGCGTCGACAGCATGAGCACGTCGTCGGGTGCCCAGGTCCTCCAGTGGTCCGACAATGGCACCGCCGACCACCTGTGGAAACTCACCTCTCGCTGA